One genomic segment of Culturomica massiliensis includes these proteins:
- a CDS encoding site-specific integrase, translated as MTSVKLKLNKDRILLNGTYPLVFQVIHRRRKKLIYSRFKVAEPDYDAGQEKVVYRKDGLTHREVRIINCWITKERKKLNSLIGELKESMPDFTVSDITGHYEGPVKGEGLFAFIDGCIRQKEELNRLGTAAAYRSTRSSLLHFTGKEKVAVSEVNAAFVRAYEKYLLKSGVCRNTVSFYMRNLRAVYNQAILDGKMESSANPFQHAQTRPAKTVKRAMSRDHIRRLMQLSLEDAPELDFVRNLFMFSFYARGMSFVDMVFLKKENIKCNFIEYYRHKTQQLIRVSLTDQLKDIISRYRNDTDYIFPVIDDSSGLSPYRQYRLALGKAERRLKQLGQRLGYEVELTTYVARHSWATQAKECGIPVSVISEGLGHTSEKTTRIYLKEFDQKVLDECDQLVAQLVEM; from the coding sequence ATGACATCTGTTAAACTGAAACTGAACAAAGACCGTATTTTACTGAACGGAACTTATCCTTTGGTGTTCCAGGTCATCCATCGCAGACGTAAAAAATTGATTTATAGCCGATTTAAAGTTGCCGAGCCGGACTATGATGCCGGGCAAGAGAAAGTGGTATACCGGAAAGACGGGCTGACTCATCGTGAGGTTCGCATTATCAACTGTTGGATCACAAAGGAACGGAAAAAACTGAACAGTTTGATCGGTGAATTGAAGGAGAGTATGCCTGATTTTACCGTGTCTGATATTACCGGACATTACGAGGGGCCTGTAAAAGGCGAGGGACTGTTTGCTTTTATAGACGGTTGTATTCGCCAGAAAGAGGAACTGAACCGGTTGGGGACAGCGGCGGCCTACCGTAGTACCCGTTCGTCCTTGCTGCATTTTACCGGGAAAGAGAAGGTGGCTGTTTCCGAAGTGAATGCCGCTTTTGTGAGGGCCTATGAGAAATACCTTTTAAAAAGCGGGGTATGCCGTAATACGGTGAGTTTTTATATGCGCAATCTGCGTGCGGTTTATAACCAGGCTATTCTGGACGGGAAAATGGAGTCATCCGCAAATCCTTTTCAACATGCACAGACCCGTCCGGCCAAAACCGTGAAGCGAGCAATGAGCCGCGACCATATCCGTCGGCTGATGCAGCTTTCGCTGGAGGACGCTCCCGAACTCGATTTTGTCCGTAATCTGTTTATGTTTAGTTTTTATGCCCGGGGAATGTCTTTTGTGGATATGGTTTTTTTAAAGAAGGAGAATATAAAGTGTAATTTTATCGAGTATTACCGTCACAAGACGCAGCAGCTTATCCGGGTCAGTCTGACGGATCAATTGAAAGACATCATTTCGCGTTACCGGAATGATACGGATTATATTTTTCCGGTTATTGACGATTCTTCCGGTCTTTCGCCTTACCGCCAATACCGTCTGGCGTTGGGAAAGGCGGAACGGAGGCTCAAGCAGTTGGGGCAGCGGCTGGGGTATGAGGTCGAACTGACCACCTATGTCGCCCGACATAGCTGGGCAACCCAGGCTAAGGAATGCGGCATTCCTGTTTCGGTGATCAGCGAAGGGCTCGGACATACTTCTGAAAAAACAACACGGATTTATCTGAAAGAGTTCGATCAGAAGGTTTTGGATGAATGCGACCAATTGGTAGCCCAACTTGTAGAAATGTAA
- a CDS encoding helix-turn-helix domain-containing protein, with translation MHKILLNKLLYVNEHQSCKNYQIEIDTGFKYIEVQEGTHVYEPKLHYNNVVILIEGECVISCNQYNNRKVSSSEMVLLPRGALVDAHTQKDCKLLLFSFGRVRNVCDVNMLETYYNLHRDIRYDFVPLKVRHPLNEYIELLVFCLKNGMNCAHLHEIKHKEFFLYLRGFYTKKEVVQLFYPIMGNKIKFRDMIQENYIKAGSVEEMIRLLRMSKNAFYTKFTKEFGMSPKQWMLKQIRHQVFVKAAVPGITIKELIDLFNFDSPVQFNRFCIREFGCPPGELIKQQQQVSNES, from the coding sequence ATGCATAAAATTTTATTAAATAAACTGCTCTACGTAAACGAACACCAGAGTTGCAAAAATTACCAAATAGAAATCGACACCGGATTCAAATACATCGAAGTGCAGGAAGGAACACACGTATACGAACCCAAACTGCATTACAATAATGTAGTTATACTCATTGAGGGTGAATGTGTTATCAGTTGTAACCAATATAACAACCGTAAAGTATCTTCTTCTGAAATGGTACTTTTACCCAGAGGAGCTCTCGTAGACGCTCACACCCAAAAAGACTGTAAATTACTGTTATTCAGCTTCGGAAGGGTCAGAAACGTATGCGACGTAAATATGCTCGAAACTTATTACAATTTACACAGGGATATCCGGTACGATTTCGTCCCTCTCAAAGTCAGGCATCCGCTAAACGAATATATAGAACTACTGGTATTCTGTCTCAAAAATGGAATGAACTGCGCTCATTTACATGAAATTAAGCACAAAGAATTCTTTCTCTACCTCCGTGGTTTCTACACCAAAAAAGAGGTCGTCCAACTGTTTTATCCCATCATGGGAAATAAAATAAAGTTCAGAGATATGATCCAGGAAAATTATATCAAAGCCGGAAGTGTAGAAGAAATGATACGGCTTTTGAGGATGAGCAAAAACGCATTTTATACAAAATTCACAAAAGAATTCGGAATGTCACCCAAGCAATGGATGCTGAAACAAATCAGACACCAGGTTTTTGTAAAAGCAGCCGTACCCGGAATCACAATAAAGGAGCTGATAGATTTATTTAATTTCGATTCGCCGGTCCAGTTCAACCGCTTTTGTATACGCGAATTCGGTTGTCCCCCCGGAGAGTTAATCAAACAGCAGCAACAAGTTAGCAATGAATCGTAA
- a CDS encoding DUF3575 domain-containing protein, whose translation MGLKVNIFIVVVFCFLGARVSAQEGGVKSNLLYDVTGTLNFGMEFSLDYEWTLDVSANYNAWNFSLTRKMKHWLLQPELRWWGCEPFSGHFFGIHAHAGQFNLGGMLPWGFGAVRNKHIEKNRYEGWLAGAGVSYGYNWILGKHWSLEATLGLGYAYLKYDKYRCENCGEKLGSGVQHYIGPTKAAVNLIYYY comes from the coding sequence ATGGGATTAAAAGTAAACATATTCATTGTTGTTGTTTTCTGTTTTCTGGGAGCACGGGTGTCGGCTCAAGAGGGGGGAGTGAAGAGCAATCTGCTTTATGATGTGACGGGTACGCTGAATTTCGGGATGGAATTCAGTCTGGACTATGAGTGGACGCTGGACGTATCTGCGAATTATAATGCGTGGAATTTTTCGCTGACACGTAAGATGAAGCACTGGCTTTTACAGCCCGAACTGCGTTGGTGGGGGTGTGAGCCTTTTTCGGGGCATTTTTTCGGGATTCATGCGCATGCAGGGCAGTTCAATCTGGGGGGAATGCTTCCTTGGGGGTTCGGGGCTGTCCGTAACAAGCATATTGAGAAAAACCGTTACGAAGGTTGGTTGGCCGGTGCCGGCGTTAGTTACGGTTACAACTGGATTCTGGGTAAGCATTGGAGTTTAGAAGCGACACTGGGGCTGGGGTATGCCTATTTGAAATACGACAAATACCGCTGTGAGAATTGTGGAGAAAAACTGGGCAGCGGTGTACAGCATTATATAGGCCCGACGAAGGCCGCTGTCAACCTGATTTATTATTACTAG